The nucleotide window AGGTGCTGTACGTCGGCCGGGTGCTTCAGGGAGCCGGGATTTCGCTCCTGGTGAATGCCGGACTACGCTCGATCCTCGTTGCCCGGCCGGGACGGGGAGTGGCAATGACGCAGTACGGCATCGCGGCCACTGTGGGCGGCGTGCTCGGGCTACAGAGCGGCGGCCTGCTGACCGGGCACTTCGGCTGGCGATCGATCTTTGCCTTGTCCGCGTCTCTCGGGATCTTTCTCATCATCTTGCCAATGATCAGCACCCGGGCATCTCGGCGCTCGACCCAGAAGACGGAAGCTGCCGCGACTGCTGCCAGCGTTCTGCCCATTCCGCTCCGGTCCTATCTTCCGCCGCTGCTCGTCAACTTCCTGATTTTCGGGAACTACTCGATCTGGGTCATCTTGCCGCTCTACGCCCAACAAACCTTCGATGCCACCCCGGAGGTCACGGCCAATCTCCTGCTCATCATCACCATCACCCATCTTGCGGCTGCCATTCCTGTCAGCCGCGCGATTCGCCGAGTCGGGGCGCCAAGGGTGCTGGTTGTTTCTGTCGTTTTCGCGGGGATCGGAGCGGTCAGTGTCTTGCTGGCTCCATCGCTCTGGTGGCTGGCGATTCCGCTGATCTTCTACGGGGCTGGCATGGTTGGCTCGGTCAACTGCGCGGGTGATATCGTGCTGCAACGCGGGGGAGCGAGCGCCAGGGCAGTCGGCTCGCTGCGGCAGACGAGCGATCTCGGGCTCGTTGTCGGTCCGCTCCTGGCTGGCGTGATTACGGACGCGTTCAGCTATGACGCCGCGTTTCTCTTCTTCCCCGCGATCATGATCTGTGCGGCAGTGGTCGGCATTGCAGTTCCGGGGGGACTGGTCCCGCGGAACGCTCC belongs to Thermomicrobiales bacterium and includes:
- a CDS encoding MFS transporter, yielding MSRAGSLIKSSRAAPVPFISYGFALVLVTCTVWSVDATSPALPSMQDDFGLSAAAAGLIVSFLFVGRLIGNFPAPRLLDSLGSPRTASMGGVLLVAGASINLFAPTVEVLYVGRVLQGAGISLLVNAGLRSILVARPGRGVAMTQYGIAATVGGVLGLQSGGLLTGHFGWRSIFALSASLGIFLIILPMISTRASRRSTQKTEAAATAASVLPIPLRSYLPPLLVNFLIFGNYSIWVILPLYAQQTFDATPEVTANLLLIITITHLAAAIPVSRAIRRVGAPRVLVVSVVFAGIGAVSVLLAPSLWWLAIPLIFYGAGMVGSVNCAGDIVLQRGGASARAVGSLRQTSDLGLVVGPLLAGVITDAFSYDAAFLFFPAIMICAAVVGIAVPGGLVPRNAPEAV